The proteins below are encoded in one region of Sphaerodactylus townsendi isolate TG3544 linkage group LG06, MPM_Stown_v2.3, whole genome shotgun sequence:
- the PDGFB gene encoding platelet-derived growth factor subunit B isoform X3, with protein sequence MLSDSSVRSISDLRRVLRIDSVEEDDSNFYLNSTRMHPGRNHVPFSRPRRSLGGEEPIEPAVIAECKTRTEVFEIPRSMVDPTNANFIVWPPCVEVQRCTGCCNTRNMHCLPMRVRVRHIQVNKIGIVQKKPTFNKAIVALEDHLECRCEAVSPRPVSRAHSHEHRAGGPRLSTVSPLPARARAHRLMPQKRKHRKFKHVHDKKALKDIFPA encoded by the exons ATGTTGAGTGACAGCTCAGTGCGCTCCATCAGTGACCTCCGGCGGGTCCTGCGGATAGACTCCGTAG AAGAAGATGACTCCAATTTCTATCTGAACTCCACCAGAATGCATCCTGGTCGAAATCATGTACCTTTTTCCCGACCAAGACGAAGTCTAG GTGGTGAGGAACCAATTGAGCCAGCAGTGATTGCTGAATGTAAGACACGGACAGAAGTCTTTGAAATCCCCAGGAGCATGGTAGATCCCACGAATGCCAACTTCATCGTGTGGCCACCATGCGTGGAGGTACAGCGCTGCACAGGCTGCTGCAACACCCGAAACATGCACTGTCTTCCTATGCGGGTTCGTGTGCGTCACATCCAG GTAAATAAGATTGGAATTGTCCAAAAAAAGCCAACCTTTAATAAAGCCATTGTGGCCTTGGAGGACCACCTGGAGTGTCGATGTGAGGCAGTATCACCCCGACCTGTGAGTCGGGCACATTCACATGAGCACAGAG CAGGTGGGCCACGACTGAGCACTGTCAGTCCTCTTCCAGCAAGGGCACGAGCGCACCGGTTGATGCCACAGAAGAGGAAGCATCGGAAGTTCAAGCATGTACATGATAAGAAGGCACTGAAAGACATCTTCCCAGCATAG